The Malus sylvestris chromosome 12, drMalSylv7.2, whole genome shotgun sequence genome contains a region encoding:
- the LOC126593768 gene encoding uncharacterized protein LOC126593768 — MKIKTLVHTLIFSHMCRVIRCLNKARSKAFSILIQVLRNRQPMQLIYPTKKTKNKNKTKKIFFGSFRLHYNWSTHVLPVPACVYDGLTATNLYYDSTWNSVLSTDGQQCEDNHGAESQLSGYLQWLEEKVVPDNNNNSMSDDQTDANEIDKLADLFIAKSHEQFILEKQESYRRFQEMLARSM; from the coding sequence ATGAAGATCAAAACCCTAGTCCACACCCTCATTTTCTCACACATGTGCCGCGTAATTCGGTGCCTCAACAAAGCCAGGTCCAAAGCCTTTTCAATTCTCATTCAGGTTCTCAGAAATAGGCAACCCATGCAGCTCATCTACCCCACCAAAAAAaccaagaacaagaacaagaccAAGAAGATATTCTTCGGCTCGTTTAGACTGCACTACAACTGGTCTACGCATGTGTTGCCCGTGCCTGCGTGTGTCTACGATGGATTAACGGCAACAAATTTGTACTATGATTCTACATGGAATTCAGTACTTTCAACTGATGGCCAGCAATGTGAGGATAATCATGGTGCTGAATCACAGCTCTCTGGGTACCTCCAATGGCTTGAGGAGAAGGTGGTCcctgataataataataattccaTGTCCGATGATCAGACTGATGCTAATGAGATCGATAAGCTAGCTGATTTGTTCATTGCTAAAAGCCATGAGCAGTTCATATTGGAGAAGCAGGAGTCCTACAGGAGATTTCAAGAAATGCTTGCCAGAAGCATGTGA